From the genome of Leptospira brenneri:
GGAAAGAGTAGAGACCTAAGTCCAGAGAGATAAGTGGTAAGACCTGCTTTAGCACTTCCATAAATATAATTCATTTGTCTGCCGCGGTCCCCCGCCACGGAACTAACTGCGACAATACTCCCATCTTTTCTTTTTTCCATATCCAAAGAGATGACATTGATTAAAGACACAATCCCTGAGTAATTCGTATTGATGGTCCTAAGGAGTTCGGCTTGGTTTTCTCTTGCTTTGGTTTGGTCCTCATAATAACCAGCAAGTAAAAATACAATATCAGGTTTTGGATTTATCTGGTCATAGAATTTTGTGTGTGAGGCAAAATCAGTGACATCCAATTCATAAGTCTCTAAAGATACTGGATATTTGGTTTTGAATTTGGATTTAATTTCTTTCAGTTTCTTTTTGTCCCTACCGCTTAAAGAAAGAGAAAATCCTTGGTTGGCAAGGATTTCTGAGATATGGATTCCGATATCGGAAGTTGCTCCAATGACTAATGCATTTTTCATTAATAAAAACCTGGATTCTAACTGTAGAGAAACACTCGGTCCTTTGTCACTGAAAATTCCACCATCCATCCACACTACCTGACCCGGTGAAGGAAAAACTCGTCCCAATTTTAGGAATTTGTAAATTAAGTTTTAATTCTTCTGAGGCAACAAGCACTCGTTTGATGGGATCGTTCCATGGGTGTAAGGAAAGGATAAATTTTCCCCAATGAACCGGTACAAAAGATTTGGCTCCAATTGTTTTTGCTGCCAATGCAGTTTCTTCCGGACGCATGTGAATGAAAGGCCAGTCGTCGCCGTATTGCCCACACTCCAAAAAAGCTAAATCAAAGGGGCCATATTTTTTCCCAATGGATTCGAATACAGATCCATAACCAGAATCACCACCTACAAATACCTTATACTCTCCAATTTTCAAAACATAAGAACACCACAAACTTTTATTTCTTTGAACTCCTCTTCCAGAAAAATGTCTGGTTGGTGTCGCTGTTACATTGAGGTTTGAAAAAATATCTTTCGATTCGAACCAATCCAATTCAACAATTTTTGTTAATGGGACTCCCCAAGATAGAAGGTGGGCTGAGACACCTAACGGAACTATAATGGTTTTAGTTTTGGGATGTAGTTTTAACATCGTTTCATAATCAAGGTGGTCATAATGATCATGTGTGATGAGTAATATGTCCAAATCTGGCATATCTTCTGGCAAATAGATATCCGTTCCTTCAAAGGATTGAACTGCAAAAGGAACTGGTGACGCATAACCAGAAAAAACGGGATCAACTAGAATCTTTTTTCCTTCGGCAAGTAATAAGTAAGAGGAATGTCCAAACCAAA
Proteins encoded in this window:
- a CDS encoding SDR family NAD(P)-dependent oxidoreductase, whose product is MKNALVIGATSDIGIHISEILANQGFSLSLSGRDKKKLKEIKSKFKTKYPVSLETYELDVTDFASHTKFYDQINPKPDIVFLLAGYYEDQTKARENQAELLRTINTNYSGIVSLINVISLDMEKRKDGSIVAVSSVAGDRGRQMNYIYGSAKAGLTTYLSGLRSLLFPKGVHISTIQLGPVYTKMSFGHNLIPWLTLQPQDAAKLIVKAGLTKKDIVYIRWPWRLIMFVIRNIPEWIFKRLPPF
- a CDS encoding MBL fold metallo-hydrolase is translated as MATTLGKLPHGEILKRISESEHFQSGSFKNLEPTEMLAPDSSYFKMVMKYWQKPNSIRPSSPIPSTKIDLKSLDTNEPQYIWFGHSSYLLLAEGKKILVDPVFSGYASPVPFAVQSFEGTDIYLPEDMPDLDILLITHDHYDHLDYETMLKLHPKTKTIIVPLGVSAHLLSWGVPLTKIVELDWFESKDIFSNLNVTATPTRHFSGRGVQRNKSLWCSYVLKIGEYKVFVGGDSGYGSVFESIGKKYGPFDLAFLECGQYGDDWPFIHMRPEETALAAKTIGAKSFVPVHWGKFILSLHPWNDPIKRVLVASEELKLNLQIPKIGTSFSFTGSGSVDGWWNFQ